The Rhizoctonia solani chromosome 1, complete sequence sequence AGACACTCTTGAAAAGACCCCAGAGGATATTACCAACCAGTTCTTTGACCAATCGCCATATGTGCAACGGGCGCCCAGACTGGACTTAGACCGGACGGTGACGCCAGGGGACAAACTGACTCGCTATGCGCTCCCCAACGAGGCAACTGTAGAGGCCGCAGTCAAAGGATCTCTTCCTGGTTCTGGAAGTTTCGCGCTCACACCAACAGAGCTTATTTCATCGTTTGAGAGGCGGTGCGGACAAAAGGCCGGATtaaaacaaaagatacaaGACATTATTGGTGAGTTGGTCGCCTCCAAGTCCGGTTACGAGCGTCTATTGACCGATGCTGGGGGTAATGAATAGACCGTAAATGCAAACTTGAAGACGGCTATCTAACGTGGAGGCCATAGGATACGATGTACTATCGGTGACCGTGCGGTTGTATCTAGTAAACCCTTGGGGGCAATATGAACAATGATATCGTTTCCTTCTAAACCATGCTCGCCGGCTACGGCCTACTAACAGATTGACCTTCCCCACACCGGAGCCACAGCCATTTCACCGGAGTCATGACCGAACGCGCGTTACCGGAATCCGCTTCTCCGGGGAAGCTAGGCTGCTCCTTGAAAGCACACACTACTTTTTGAGAAGCGGAGCCGAGAGTAACGGATAAGCGCTGCTTTCCTCCCTTTGACTGTTTATCTTGCAGAATAAAGCGCCGGGATGCCGGCTACTCTTTCGGGACAACCATAATGTACAATGTCAAATACCATAAGGAGGGCAACTATGATCCAATTGACTGGTGGAGATGTTGGTGAGTTCGAATTGGTTTGTTCACACCAGCGGACAAGAACATCCGCCAACGTTCTATGGCTACAAGCGCGCGAGAACATGTGGAATGTTTCAGATGGCCAACGACGCCCAGCTCTTGGTCGGTGCTATATTGGGCTATACGCACGAGTGAGAAGTCGGAAGTAGTCTCAGGAACGAAGAGCTCAAGCGCTACCCCACAACAAGAAGGCATTACATCGGAGGCACCGATGTTAATACCGTAGCAAGGTGGGGATGACCACATGCTTTTTTTATTCTACCACTCAGACGGGTAAAGTCAAAGAGTCAAAAAACAGTATCAGCTGCTCAACTTTGAGCAAATAAAATTGATCGACCCGATGCGCCCATGAATATTCTGCAGATTCAAATTGGGAGGTCGGCGGTGCTACGAATGGTAAGTGTATAGTTACCCCCACAACACAGTAACCGGATATGCCGGATAGATGCCGCTGAAAAGCATGCATGGTGATGTGAACAATCAAGTAGATGCCGGACAGCTGATTGGTATCAGTTGACGAATGGTCTCGGGCGACGGTATATATGTGTGAAAGCTCTCACCGTGAGCGCGTTCAAGTGCGATGATAGTCGTAATACCGATTAGGCGAGTATATATGGCTCATTGCTAATCGATAGACAAACGTTTAGCGCGTAGAAACCAGGAGTATAAGCAAGTGTCCCAAAAGAGCGGGGAGAGAAGCGGAGGGAAAAGCGGTATAGCTTCGGAGATCGGATTGGCTAAATCATCACGTGGCAGTGATACTGGACAAGGGTCCAGTATCTACATGGTTCTGATCGCGAGGGCTTCAGCTGGCCACACGCTCTAGCCAGCACCGGGACGGCATATTCTCAAGTCTCAGACTATTGGCATTTCCGATCCACTCGACGCATTTTGGTAGAGGACCAGTTAGGGCCCTGACATGCTCTACCCCTCAGCTCCCGAGCTTATATGAAGCATGATACCAAGGCTGTTCTCCCCATCATCCCGACTCTCAATCTCTTCTGAGCTTGTTTGGCCAGATCTCCTACACCAACATGTCGCTCACCAGTATCTCACCAGTACATACTATCCGCTACGTTGCTCGGGCCGTAGCACAAGTTCTTCCCTCCGTGCTCCAACCGACCATCCTCGGGGATATCCGGTCCCAGCCTTCATCTAGTTCCACTCCTGAAGCCTCTTCGAGTCGTACCCAGCCAAAGTTTAACCCGGCAGACTACGATGTAGACATGGAGTCCGGTTTCCTACCAAAGGAGCCCCCCCTCACCAGATTGCCCGCCGCCTTCGATCTATGGGAGGATGCTCTCGACGCGGTCAACCGTCCCAATGGTGTTCTCAGTCTCGGCGAAGACATGAGCGAAGAGGCCTTGTCGAAGCGCGAGTCCAGCCGAAAATGGAGAGAAAACATTGCATCAGTAAGTCTTAGATCTCGATCCGTTCGCATTAGGCTTTTTTTGACAAACCTTACTTCCTAACTAGGCACCCGTCCTATCTACCGCCCCCCTAAAAGAAGATGTCCGACTATTACGTCGCGCGCACCACGTACTAGCATTCCTCGTTCACTTCTATGTTCACTCAACCCCACCGGCACAACCAGCTGCACCAATGCTTGTTCCCAAGTCCCTGGCGATCCCACTTGTTGAGGTTTCGCGAGTACTCGGAATCGCCCCTGTTTTGACCTTTGCCGACACCGTCCTATGGAACTATGCGCTCATCGATTCATCCAAGCCTCTCTCCACCGATAACATCCGTTCCCAGACCCTGTTCACCGCTTCGACAAAGGCAGCTCGCGACGAGCAAAACTTTTATCTATGCTGCTTGGGTATCGAGATCCGAGGGATCGAGGCCTTGAACCTGATTACCAAGTACCAGAACATGCAATGCACGAACTCTCCTCAGGCCATCGCAGAGATTAACAATGCTCTTGGCCGACTATGCGATCTTATCAACGACCTCACTTCGATACTTACCTCCGTGCGATGCACCTGCGACCCCCACGCATTCTATTTTGCTATTCGACCATGGTTCAGGGGGAGTGATGCGGGTGGGCCGTCTTCTCCCGGCTGGATTTTCGAGGGTGTCGGTGATTCAAGTGAACTTGAACTGAGTGGCCCATCCGCCGGTCAGAGCTCGATGATGCACTCCCTTGACGTATTCCTCGATATCGACCATAAGCTGGAGAAGCCTCGGTTACCAGCACCATCGGAGCTGAACAAGAAGTCAGACCGAACATTCATGCAGCGCATGCAGGTAAGTCTCCAG is a genomic window containing:
- a CDS encoding indoleamine 2,3-dioxygenase, with product MSLTSISPVHTIRYVARAVAQVLPSVLQPTILGDIRSQPSSSSTPEASSSRTQPKFNPADYDVDMESGFLPKEPPLTRLPAAFDLWEDALDAVNRPNGVLSLGEDMSEEALSKRESSRKWRENIASAPVLSTAPLKEDVRLLRRAHHVLAFLVHFYVHSTPPAQPAAPMLVPKSLAIPLVEVSRVLGIAPVLTFADTVLWNYALIDSSKPLSTDNIRSQTLFTASTKAARDEQNFYLCCLGIEIRGIEALNLITKYQNMQCTNSPQAIAEINNALGRLCDLINDLTSILTSVRCTCDPHAFYFAIRPWFRGSDAGGPSSPGWIFEGVGDSSELELSGPSAGQSSMMHSLDVFLDIDHKLEKPRLPAPSELNKKSDRTFMQRMQRYMPGQHQNFLNALGSSANPLRELVVRTPALHESYDACVMALKNFRDAHMRIACLYVVSMSRSEAAQEAARKAGCPVAAMFDKMRENGELSAPPVIERKGARIKKRGEAVRAYGSCWRGDVVDGGRWGFEMFITL